Proteins encoded together in one Phaeodactylum tricornutum CCAP 1055/1 chromosome 25, whole genome shotgun sequence window:
- a CDS encoding predicted protein, which translates to MAGYVTRCAESFFGFLVRITANFLGAVLSHPSVETAVAKCIVRGMNDFLTQDELDRHVKTMSATMQRNQPELARNAGQDFPKIVGSFFQGMLSPRKEKQLQDDVTPPQAANSTNNANGANSSVTAGTVAKTPPSTRSHSPMRISNQDAKVLVFPLIRKEDVAHSSQGRLRLRHNAVAASDTASVSDEDDDDIKSS; encoded by the coding sequence ATGGCCGGCTATGTTACGCGCTGTGCAGAATCTTTCTTTGGATTTCTTGTTAGAATTACAGCAAACTTTCTAGGGGCCGTTTTATCCCATCCGTCCGTGGAAACCGCCGTCGCGAAATGCATCGTCCGGGGCATGAACGATTTCTTGACCCAAGATGAACTAGATCGACACGTCAAGACGATGAGCGCAACGATGCAGCGGAATCAGCCTGAGCTCGCGCGAAACGCTGGGCAAGACTTTCCTAAAATTGTGGGCAGCTTTTTCCAAGGGATGCTTTCGCCGAGGAAGGAAAAACAGCTACAAGACGATGTCACTCCACCGCAAGCTGCCAACTCAACAAACAACGCAAACGGAGCGAATTCGAGTGTTACCGCTGGCACAGTAGCCAAAACGCCACCGTCCACAAGGTCTCACTCTCCCATGCGCATATCCAACCAGGATGCCAAAGTATTAGTATTTCCTCTCATCCGAAAAGAGGACGTTGCACACAGCAGCCAGGGACGACTAAGACTGCGGCACAACGCGGTTGCCGCAAGCGACACAGCATCCGTGAgtgatgaagatgacgatgatatAAAAAGTTCGTAG